One window of the Cryptomeria japonica chromosome 7, Sugi_1.0, whole genome shotgun sequence genome contains the following:
- the LOC131065607 gene encoding transcription repressor MYB5 isoform X2, producing the protein MSYIQAHGQDRWRSLSKKAGLLRSGKSCRLRWVNYLRPDVKRGHILPDEEDLILRLHRLLGNRWSLIAGRIPGRTDNDIKNYWNSHLSKKLIKQGIDPRTHRPLSESEDIWWNPQDSNMQKNILQYTTTPESSDPEIHDKDSDFTIADLKEDQICSSMATPQISCSESAPTILPFASEEDTCTEMRNSNCCETPKQLTCSCWFPYSLPATPMATTCGNTSSFVYPSYLESLINEEFEFPEPTIGYNSVSQLFPDQSELPSPSYEFWSTLHSPSTHYHPSC; encoded by the exons ATGAGTTATATCCAGGCTCATGGCCAAGATCGTTGGAGATCTCTTTCCAAGAAAGcag GACTGCTTCGATCGGGAAAAAGCTGTAGATTGCGATGGGTGAATTATCTTCGACCTGACGTCAAACGAGGACATATTTTACCTGATGAAGAAGATTTAATTCTCAGGCTCCATCGACTTCTGGGAAACAG ATGGTCTTTGATCGCGGGACGTATACCAGGAAGGACTGATAATGACATAAAAAACTATTGGAACAGTCACCTAAGCAAAAAGCTTATTAAGCAGGGCATAGATCCTCGCACACACAGACCCCTCTCTGAATCTGAGGACATATGGTGGAACCCTCAAGACAGCAATATGCAGAAAAACATTCTCCAATACACTACAACACCAGAAAGTTCCGATCCAGAAATACATGACAAAGATTCAGATTTCACAATAGCAGATCTTAAGGAGGACCAGATTTGCTCTTCAATGGCTACACCACAAATCTCTTGCTCAGAAAGTGCACCCACCATTTTGCCTTTCGCCAGTGAGGAGGATACCTGTACTGAAATGAGAAATTCTAATTGTTGTGAGACTCCGAAACAATTAACATGCAGCTGCTGGTTTCCTTATTCTCTTCCTGCAACTCCAATGGCAACAACTTGTGGAAATACCAGTTCATTTGTGTACCCTTCATATCTGGAATCACTTATCAATGAAGAGTTTGAGTTCCCAGAGCCTACTATTGGATACAATTCTGTTTCACAGCTGTTCCCAGATCAGTCTGAGCTTCCAAGCCCTAGCTATGAATTCTGGTCTACACTCCACTCTCCTAGCACACATTACCATCCTTCCTGTTGA
- the LOC131065607 gene encoding transcription repressor MYB5 isoform X1: protein MVMRPTPCSRKVGLKRGPWTPEEDLRLMSYIQAHGQDRWRSLSKKAGLLRSGKSCRLRWVNYLRPDVKRGHILPDEEDLILRLHRLLGNRWSLIAGRIPGRTDNDIKNYWNSHLSKKLIKQGIDPRTHRPLSESEDIWWNPQDSNMQKNILQYTTTPESSDPEIHDKDSDFTIADLKEDQICSSMATPQISCSESAPTILPFASEEDTCTEMRNSNCCETPKQLTCSCWFPYSLPATPMATTCGNTSSFVYPSYLESLINEEFEFPEPTIGYNSVSQLFPDQSELPSPSYEFWSTLHSPSTHYHPSC from the exons ATGGTGATGCGACCGACTCCTTGCAGTAGAAAAGTGGGACTTAAAAGAGGTCCATGGACACCTGAAGAAGATCTCCGTTTAATGAGTTATATCCAGGCTCATGGCCAAGATCGTTGGAGATCTCTTTCCAAGAAAGcag GACTGCTTCGATCGGGAAAAAGCTGTAGATTGCGATGGGTGAATTATCTTCGACCTGACGTCAAACGAGGACATATTTTACCTGATGAAGAAGATTTAATTCTCAGGCTCCATCGACTTCTGGGAAACAG ATGGTCTTTGATCGCGGGACGTATACCAGGAAGGACTGATAATGACATAAAAAACTATTGGAACAGTCACCTAAGCAAAAAGCTTATTAAGCAGGGCATAGATCCTCGCACACACAGACCCCTCTCTGAATCTGAGGACATATGGTGGAACCCTCAAGACAGCAATATGCAGAAAAACATTCTCCAATACACTACAACACCAGAAAGTTCCGATCCAGAAATACATGACAAAGATTCAGATTTCACAATAGCAGATCTTAAGGAGGACCAGATTTGCTCTTCAATGGCTACACCACAAATCTCTTGCTCAGAAAGTGCACCCACCATTTTGCCTTTCGCCAGTGAGGAGGATACCTGTACTGAAATGAGAAATTCTAATTGTTGTGAGACTCCGAAACAATTAACATGCAGCTGCTGGTTTCCTTATTCTCTTCCTGCAACTCCAATGGCAACAACTTGTGGAAATACCAGTTCATTTGTGTACCCTTCATATCTGGAATCACTTATCAATGAAGAGTTTGAGTTCCCAGAGCCTACTATTGGATACAATTCTGTTTCACAGCTGTTCCCAGATCAGTCTGAGCTTCCAAGCCCTAGCTATGAATTCTGGTCTACACTCCACTCTCCTAGCACACATTACCATCCTTCCTGTTGA